A stretch of the Lolium perenne isolate Kyuss_39 chromosome 3, Kyuss_2.0, whole genome shotgun sequence genome encodes the following:
- the LOC127342099 gene encoding phenylcoumaran benzylic ether reductase PT1, which yields MSRVLVIGGTGNIGRHLVMGSLNAGHPTTVLVRPATVSSDSDKAKFLNSLKARGASVVYGDMNDHGNLVEAIKQHGEVVISAVGHGRPEELDGQLKILEAIKKAGTVKRFVPSEFGCDVEHAERTLEPAKSMIKSKLRVREAIRAAGIPHTIVCSYWAIGLLLSALANSGGDGPLSTGVIFGDENSRAIFVDERDMSSLVIRAVEDPRTLDKVMYVRPPTNICSFAKLVHMVEKKTGRTLKRHYVSEQEIAKKIQEAPFPLNFQLAMVHSTLVHAGACEGAIDPAVGVEATRLYPDVKYVTMEGYLDSLCII from the exons ATGAGCAGAGTACTAGTGATTGGCGGTACGGGGAACATCGGGCGGCACCTCGTGATGGGGAGCCTCAACGCCGGCCACCCGACGACAGTGCTCGTCCGCCCGGCCACCGTCTCCTCCGACTCCGACAAGGCGAAGTTTTTGAACTCCCTCAAGGCCCGCGGAGCCAGCGTTGTTTAC GGGGACATGAACGACCATGGGAACTTGGTGGAGGCGATCAAGCAGCACGGCGAGGTGGTGATCTCCGCCGTCGGACACGGCAGACCGGAGGAGCTGGACGGCCAGCTCAAGATCCTCGAAGCGATAAAGAAGGCTGGAACTGTCAAG CGTTTTGTGCCATCTGAATTCGGCTGTGACGTGGAGCACGCCGAACGGACTCTTGAGCCAGCGAAGAGCATGATAAAATCCAAGCTTCGAGTTCGAGAAGCCATCAGAGCCGCAGGGATTCCTCACACTATTGTCTGTAGCTACTGGGCTATTGGCTTGTTGCTGTCTGCACTAGCCAACTCCGGAGGAGATGGCCCTCTGTCCACCGGCGTGATCTTTGGTGATGAAAATTCACGAG CAATCTTTGTAGACGAGAGGGATATGAGCTCCTTGGTTATAAGAGCCGTGGAGGACCCGCGAACGCTTGACAAGGTCATGTATGTGCGCCCGCCTACGAACATATGTTCCTTCGCCAAGCTCGTTCATATGGTGGAGAAGAAAACCGGCAGGACACTTAAAAGGCACTATGTGTCCGAGCAGGAGATCGCCAAGAAAATCCAAG AGGCTCCGTTCCCTCTCAATTTTCAGCTCGCAATGGTGCACTCGACGCTGGTGCACGCAGGGGCATGCGAGGGTGCCATCGACCCAGCCGTCGGGGTGGAGGCGACAAGGCTGTACCCAGACGTAAAATACGTCACAATGGAGGGGTACCTTGATAGTTTGTGTATAATATGA
- the LOC127339534 gene encoding zinc finger BED domain-containing protein RICESLEEPER 2-like produces the protein MSTSEGSESADSMGEDTSQLPRNRRSKVWEHFEQNLVDEDGVLKAMCKYCGGKLQTKFGTSSLRSHIAESCRSIDDDCRKRFVATMKTKSSEALFVFDLEVCRQLMIKFCIHAEIPFLKFEDPYLQPWIDSMQPAFQLKGRHTIRDDAMKMYKGMKKDIEVELQNLDSRICLTSDMWTSSQSLGYMSITAHYINSEFNYKKKIISFREVKYPHTGYAIEEAIVGCLTEWDIRGKLFTLTLDNASNNTNACDELIKYHKHELLLEGKHLHVRCCAHILNILVQDGMKIIHGAIYKIRELLKHVDSSAARLQDFNTIAIGMGLTSKKGIYIDVPNRWNSTWKMLVEAFTYKSVLTSYASRKMEDSPSEEEWKKAEAICDFLKAFEELTLTVSAHRKPTAHKFLPVVLCIRHALNDPGWQTCDVLKELAAVMQTKLDKYWDPEEKENAEPNRRRKKEIELNFALVIATFLDPRRKEDYLDFFYGKVSTNEEQISKQIDIALDWVRKYIKEYELLATTSTQFLTPPSQGDTNIGSPIAGKRKLEQEFAQYKSRRRPRVHKSELDTYLEEASEEDTPDFDVLSWWKRRAKSFPILSAMAHDFLAIPLSTVASESAFSSGGRILGDTRSSLTPEMLQALVCAKDWLFIPKNDEGVVLTCDNMSTVHCQVEITIPTACVSINL, from the coding sequence ATGTCTACCTCGGAGGGTTCAGAGAGTGCTGATTCCATGGGCGAGGATACAAGTCAACTACCACGTAATAGAAGGTCCAAAGTATGGGAGCACTTTGAACAAAATTTGGTTGACGAAGATGGTGTTCTAAAGGCTATGTGCAAATACTGTGGAGGGAAACTTCAGACCAAGTTTGGGACTAGCAGTCTGAGATCCCATATCGCGGAATCTTGCCGATCGATTGATGATGACTGTAGGAAGAGGTTTGTGGCGACCATGAAAACCAAATCATCTGAAGCCTTGTTTGTGTTTGATCTAGAAGTTTGTCGTCAGCTCATGATAAAGTTTTGCATCCATGCCGAGATTCCGTTTCTGAAGTTCGAAGACCCATACCTTCAGCCATGGATTGACTCAATGCAACCAGCATTTCAACTCAAGGGTCGTCACACGATTCGTGATGACGCAATGAAGATGTATAAGGGAATGAAGAAAGACATCGAAGTTGAGCTGCAAAATTTGGATTCTCGCATTTGCTTAACTTCTGACATGTGGACTTCATCACAAAGCTTGGGTTACATGTCCATCACTGCCCATTACATCAATTCTGAATTCAACTACAAGAAAAAGATTATTAGTTTTAGAGAAGTGAAGTATCCTCACACAGGCTATGCAATAGAGGAAGCAATCGTGGGTTGCCTAACAGAATGGGATATAAGGGGAAAGCTATTTACTTTGACATTGGATAATGCCAGCAATAATACTAATGCTTGTGATGAGTTAATAAAATATCACAAacatgagttgctccttgaaggtAAGCATTTGCACGTGAGGTGTTGTGCACACATCCTTAATATCCTAGTTCAAGATGGGATGAAAATAATCCATGGAGCTATTTACAAGATACGCGAGTTGCTGAAACATGTGGACTCTTCTGCAGCAAGACTTCAAGATTTTAATACCATTGCAATTGGGATGGGTCTGACTTCAAAGAAAGGTATCTATATTGATGTTCCAAACAGATGGAACTCAACATGGAAAATGCTTGTAGAAGCATTCACATACAAATCTGTCCTGACTAGTTATGCAAGTAGAAAGATGGAAGATTCTCCAAGTGAAGAAGAATGGAAGAAAGCCGAAGCTATTTGTGATTTTCTTAAAGCTTTTGAAGAGCTTACCTTGACTGTTTCAGCTCATAGGAAGCCAACGGCACATAAATTTCTGCCGGTTGTGCTCTGTATTCGCCATGCATTGAATGATCCTGGTTGGCAGACCTGCGATGTGTTGAAGGAGCTAGCGGCTGTGATGCAGACGAAGCTGGACAAATATTGGGACCCCGAGGAGAAGGAGAATGCAGAGCCTAATCGTCGCAGAAAAAAGGAAATTGAGCTTAACTTTGCACTTGTCATTGCTACGTTCTTGGATCCAAGGAGGAAAGAAGATTATTTGGATTTCTTCTATGGCAAGGTTTCTACCAATGAGGAGCAGATTTCAAAGCAAATAGACATTGCTTTAGATTGGGTGAGAAAGTACATCAAAGAATATGAGCTACTTGCAACGACAAGCACTCAATTCTTGACACCTCCTAGTCAAGGCGATACAAATATTGGATCACCCATTGCCGGGAAAAGGAAGTTGGAACAAGAGTTTGCCCAATACAAGTCTCGTCGGAGGCCACGTGTACACAAGTCTGAGCTCGACACATACTTAGAAGAAGCATCTGAGGAGGACACTCCTGACTTTGATGTCTTGAGTTGGTGGAAGAGACGTGCTAAATCTTTTCCTATACTGTCAGCAATGGCCCATGATTTTCTTGCAATTCCTCTAAGCACTGTGGCGTCTGAATCAGCTTTTAGTAGTGGTGGTAGGATACTTGGAGACACAAGAAGCTCGTTAACCCCTGAAATGCTACAAGCACTTGTTTGCGCAAAAGATTGGTTGTTCATTCCAAAGAATGATGAAGGTGTAGTATTAACTTGTGATAACATGTCTACTGTCCACTGTCAAGTAGAAATTACTATCCCTACTGCATGTGTTAGTATCAACTTGTGA